From one Flavobacteriales bacterium genomic stretch:
- a CDS encoding GxxExxY protein codes for MLYRELSGAIIGAAIEVHRELGPGLLESVYEHCLARELREASIPFLQQHPVPVRYKGERLDLGFRIDLWVDQRIIVEIKAIEVLQEVHRAQLLSYLKLTGCKLGLLMNFNEPVLTEGVRRVVNGLDEP; via the coding sequence ATGCTGTACCGCGAGCTTTCCGGGGCAATCATCGGAGCGGCCATTGAAGTTCATCGGGAACTCGGCCCAGGGTTGTTGGAGAGCGTCTATGAGCATTGCCTTGCGCGTGAACTACGTGAAGCGAGCATCCCATTCCTTCAGCAGCATCCTGTGCCTGTACGATACAAGGGGGAGCGGCTCGACTTGGGCTTTCGGATCGACCTCTGGGTGGACCAGCGAATCATCGTGGAGATCAAGGCGATAGAGGTCTTGCAGGAAGTCCATCGCGCGCAACTGCTGAGCTACTTGAAACTCACAGGCTGCAAACTCGGATTACTCATGAACTTCAACGAGCCGGTGCTCACGGAAGGCGTGCGGCGCGTCGTTAACGGATTGGACGAACCCTGA
- the lipB gene encoding lipoyl(octanoyl) transferase LipB, whose protein sequence is MRHIHFRDLGLIDYATAWDLQTRLFKETIDRKIANRSLPENEQLPTEDHLLFCEHPRVYTLGKSGKQSHLLLNEQGLREKGVQFFPIDRGGDITYHGPGQIVGYPIFDLDHHFTDIHRYLRTLEEAIIGTLEAYGIKAGRIEGLTGVWLDFNEPQKARKICAFGIRASRWVTMHGFAFNVNTDLSYFQNIVPCGIADKGVTSMAKELGGDVDIQEVKNRLRLEIADLFDAELVSPAPGR, encoded by the coding sequence ATGCGCCACATCCACTTCCGCGACTTGGGCCTCATCGACTACGCCACCGCGTGGGACCTGCAGACGCGCCTCTTCAAGGAGACCATCGATAGGAAGATCGCTAATCGCTCCCTGCCCGAGAACGAGCAACTGCCCACGGAGGACCACCTCCTCTTCTGCGAGCACCCGCGCGTGTATACGCTGGGCAAGAGCGGCAAGCAGAGCCACCTGCTATTGAACGAGCAGGGCCTGCGCGAGAAGGGCGTCCAGTTCTTCCCCATCGACCGCGGCGGTGACATCACCTACCACGGCCCGGGGCAGATCGTGGGCTATCCCATCTTCGACCTCGATCACCACTTCACAGACATCCACCGCTACCTGCGCACGCTGGAGGAGGCCATCATCGGCACGTTGGAAGCATACGGCATCAAAGCCGGAAGGATTGAAGGGCTCACAGGCGTCTGGCTCGACTTCAACGAGCCGCAGAAGGCAAGAAAAATCTGCGCCTTCGGCATCCGCGCGAGCCGGTGGGTCACCATGCACGGCTTCGCGTTCAACGTGAACACGGACCTCAGCTACTTCCAGAACATCGTGCCGTGCGGGATCGCGGACAAGGGCGTTACGAGTATGGCCAAAGAGCTAGGCGGCGACGTGGACATCCAGGAAGTGAAGAACCGGCTACGGTTGGAGATAGCGGACCTGTTCGATGCGGAGCTGGTGTCGCCGGCGCCAGGACGGTAA
- a CDS encoding T9SS type A sorting domain-containing protein: MKKGPAVACALAFALAGYAQFGPQQIIEFNEARRPLAQVVLDVDGDGDPDLVASLQNDSRIVWYANEGAGAFAEQQVLVPNATYINNLIVLDLDADGLLDLAGTSLGPDRVLWWRNLGWGAFGPEQLIAQAGNHPRCLMAMDVDGDALVDFMVGTQYDGTIQWTRNLGGGLFAAMSVLDTPGPGIASLAKGDLDGDLREDILFARHVGTTAELAWYSNYGNGLFSARQVVFLAQDTLQMAGIADLNNDGQLDLFTSSYSNNMLVAFFNDGSGGFPSPTIVDSGAYDHDNIIAADMDQDDVPDLVYSTRLPYSLRWSRNEGDGSFSPGGTLATTLEYVRSINVKDLDGDGLPDVSYCSYTDDRIAFHRNLDNGQFGPQQEVTTQVDGASWVSAGDLNDDGRKEVLCASATDHRISWYMNLGNGQFAAQRTISNTLYGTRCVIAGDIDGDGDRDVIATSRTMNSILVFLNDGAGEFSDPAAISNSANQAMEVMAADLDLDGDLDLVVWGISYLAYHLNNGSGGFGDPVALTGYLSGDVPFDLADLDGDGLLDVVHVSSGFSRLAWFRNLGDGAFSSQIVISENVSTGPMIKTADIDRDGDIDVVLGSQPMRWYRNNGNGSFSPITFGSENGESDAMVVYDVDGDSYADVITARHFLNQMAMYRNLGNGTFGPRTVIPSSFDGPMCLNASNLDLNAPEELLCASWWDNKLFWHRNYFGSHFRAEGRRFIDLDLDGAAGPDEPGMSWGQLTCTPYLTYALTTINGEYHFSLDSGAYQIASAGAGAWWDLVTTPAAYSVGLTDAAPVASGLDFGYAANVDTSLVVASIVIGNGPCGTTAPLWLNYANQGTRVEQGTITLQLDAAMTLVASVPPPANQAGNLFTWTFDSLGYFEVRSIALHVTRPGLASMGTTVNSTVAVTTLSPGGSVTGSFQASHTETVTCAYDPNDKIVEPSGYGEVGAIPITTDALEYTIRFQNTGTATAWNVELRDQLANPLDRSQFEVTGFSHAPTQLVIEPNGRLVVRFNNIMLPDSGANPLGSQGFFRFRIGIQEGLGHMTTITNTADIVFDINPAIVTNSTTTTLVDCALWNPQVTLADVDLLEASPGMHHQWLLNGEPLAGANGQFLEITFPGAYACEVMSAFGCTSTSADLTVLSTSVSRPSAEAALVLPNPFDDLVRIVLSQPMTTAHTLMLVDVHGSVAREWQVQPGGELLINRGQLSSGVYTLMISSNEGPRKVLRIVAR, encoded by the coding sequence ATGAAAAAAGGACCTGCAGTTGCTTGCGCCCTGGCATTCGCGTTGGCTGGCTACGCCCAGTTCGGACCGCAGCAGATCATCGAATTCAACGAGGCAAGGCGCCCGCTTGCGCAGGTTGTTCTTGATGTGGATGGGGATGGCGACCCTGACCTCGTAGCTTCTCTCCAGAACGATAGCCGCATCGTATGGTATGCCAATGAGGGCGCAGGCGCCTTTGCGGAGCAACAGGTGCTGGTGCCCAACGCCACATACATCAACAACCTGATCGTCCTTGACTTGGATGCGGATGGACTCTTGGATCTCGCAGGCACCTCACTAGGCCCGGACAGGGTGCTTTGGTGGAGGAACCTCGGATGGGGGGCTTTCGGCCCCGAACAGCTCATCGCGCAAGCAGGCAATCATCCGCGCTGCCTGATGGCCATGGATGTGGATGGTGATGCCCTTGTCGACTTCATGGTAGGTACCCAATACGATGGCACTATTCAATGGACACGTAACCTCGGAGGCGGGCTCTTCGCTGCGATGTCGGTGCTCGACACGCCAGGACCAGGGATAGCCAGCTTGGCAAAAGGCGACCTGGATGGCGATCTGCGAGAGGACATCCTCTTTGCGCGCCACGTTGGCACCACCGCTGAACTTGCATGGTACAGCAATTACGGCAATGGGTTGTTCTCTGCTCGCCAAGTCGTGTTCCTTGCTCAGGACACGTTGCAAATGGCCGGAATCGCCGACCTGAACAACGATGGTCAGCTCGACTTGTTCACCTCCTCATATTCCAACAACATGTTGGTCGCCTTCTTCAACGACGGCTCCGGGGGATTCCCTTCGCCTACGATTGTTGACTCAGGCGCGTACGACCATGACAACATCATCGCTGCCGACATGGACCAGGATGATGTCCCGGACCTGGTTTACTCCACCCGCTTACCCTACTCGTTGCGCTGGTCGCGAAACGAGGGGGACGGCTCGTTCTCTCCGGGCGGCACGCTGGCCACCACGCTCGAATACGTGCGATCCATCAACGTGAAGGACCTCGACGGCGACGGGTTGCCGGATGTGAGCTACTGCAGTTACACAGACGATCGCATCGCCTTCCATCGGAACCTGGATAACGGGCAATTCGGGCCACAACAAGAGGTGACCACACAGGTGGACGGCGCGTCATGGGTATCCGCCGGGGATCTTAACGACGATGGGAGGAAGGAAGTGTTGTGCGCTTCGGCCACGGACCATCGCATCTCTTGGTACATGAACCTCGGCAATGGGCAGTTCGCAGCACAACGCACCATCTCCAACACGTTGTACGGAACGCGGTGCGTCATCGCAGGCGACATCGATGGCGACGGAGACCGCGATGTGATCGCCACCTCGCGTACAATGAACAGCATCCTGGTCTTCCTGAACGACGGCGCGGGAGAATTCTCCGATCCGGCGGCAATCTCGAACAGTGCGAACCAGGCCATGGAGGTCATGGCAGCGGACTTGGATTTGGACGGCGACCTTGACCTTGTGGTTTGGGGGATCAGCTACCTTGCCTATCATCTCAACAATGGCAGTGGCGGATTCGGGGACCCGGTAGCCTTAACGGGCTATTTATCAGGTGATGTCCCCTTCGACCTTGCGGACTTGGATGGCGACGGTCTTCTTGATGTCGTCCATGTCTCTTCTGGCTTCAGCCGGTTAGCATGGTTCAGGAACCTGGGTGATGGTGCGTTCTCCTCGCAAATCGTGATTTCTGAGAATGTGTCCACTGGCCCGATGATCAAGACAGCAGACATCGACCGGGACGGCGACATTGACGTGGTGCTAGGCAGCCAGCCCATGCGATGGTACCGGAACAACGGGAATGGGTCGTTCTCTCCGATCACCTTCGGCAGTGAGAATGGAGAGTCTGACGCGATGGTTGTCTATGATGTGGACGGGGACTCCTATGCGGATGTGATCACCGCGAGGCACTTCCTTAACCAAATGGCCATGTACAGGAACTTGGGCAACGGCACTTTCGGGCCGCGCACGGTGATTCCCTCGTCATTCGACGGGCCCATGTGCTTGAATGCTTCCAATCTCGACCTGAATGCGCCCGAAGAGCTGCTTTGTGCATCGTGGTGGGACAACAAGCTGTTCTGGCATAGGAACTACTTCGGCAGCCACTTCAGGGCAGAAGGCCGACGCTTCATCGACCTTGACTTGGACGGGGCCGCGGGTCCGGACGAACCCGGCATGTCCTGGGGACAACTGACCTGCACCCCGTACCTGACCTACGCGCTCACCACCATCAACGGGGAGTACCATTTCAGCCTGGATTCGGGCGCCTACCAGATTGCCTCAGCAGGAGCCGGAGCTTGGTGGGACCTGGTGACCACCCCGGCTGCGTACAGCGTGGGCCTCACCGACGCTGCGCCCGTGGCCTCAGGGCTCGATTTCGGGTACGCAGCCAACGTGGACACCTCATTGGTGGTCGCATCCATCGTGATCGGCAATGGTCCGTGTGGAACAACGGCTCCGCTTTGGCTCAACTACGCCAATCAAGGCACCCGAGTAGAGCAGGGCACGATTACGCTGCAGCTCGATGCTGCGATGACCCTTGTTGCAAGCGTCCCGCCGCCCGCGAATCAAGCCGGCAATCTGTTCACTTGGACCTTCGACTCGTTGGGCTACTTCGAAGTCCGGAGCATCGCATTGCATGTGACACGACCTGGCTTGGCTTCCATGGGCACCACTGTGAACTCCACGGTGGCAGTGACAACCTTGAGCCCGGGCGGCAGCGTCACCGGCAGCTTCCAAGCATCGCATACGGAGACGGTGACCTGTGCGTACGACCCGAACGACAAGATCGTGGAGCCCTCGGGATACGGCGAGGTCGGCGCCATTCCCATCACCACCGATGCGTTGGAGTACACCATCCGGTTCCAGAACACAGGAACGGCCACTGCATGGAATGTGGAACTCAGGGACCAGCTGGCGAACCCGCTGGACCGTTCGCAGTTCGAGGTAACCGGATTCTCGCACGCGCCAACACAGCTAGTCATCGAGCCCAACGGCAGGCTCGTGGTGCGATTCAATAACATCATGTTGCCCGACAGCGGCGCCAATCCGCTCGGGAGCCAGGGCTTCTTCCGCTTCCGGATTGGCATTCAAGAAGGGCTTGGTCACATGACCACTATTACGAATACTGCGGACATCGTCTTCGACATCAACCCGGCCATTGTGACGAATTCGACGACCACCACATTGGTCGATTGCGCACTCTGGAATCCCCAGGTAACTCTTGCGGATGTTGACCTCTTGGAGGCATCGCCAGGCATGCATCATCAATGGCTCCTCAATGGTGAGCCGCTGGCTGGAGCGAATGGCCAGTTCCTCGAAATCACTTTTCCCGGCGCGTACGCCTGTGAGGTGATGAGCGCGTTCGGATGTACTTCCACTAGTGCGGACCTGACCGTTCTCAGCACTAGCGTATCCCGGCCCTCCGCAGAAGCAGCCTTGGTCCTTCCCAATCCGTTCGATGATCTGGTGCGCATCGTGCTCAGCCAGCCCATGACCACCGCGCACACCCTGATGCTGGTGGATGTCCATGGCAGCGTGGCGCGCGAATGGCAGGTTCAACCTGGCGGCGAATTGCTCATCAATCGCGGTCAACTCTCCTCTGGCGTGTACACGCTGATGATATCATCGAACGAAGGCCCGCGCAAAGTGCTCCGCATCGTGGCGCGGTGA
- a CDS encoding serine hydrolase, with product MRFLKKLILWLILLIGGLIGLAYLTGNSHIPRGVRYTYLIGRTSPEIDDRDFFPYATISSTNPQPWPKGARYGGLKLTPEQEKEITDLHSAGFAVWQHDSLIFEQYWNGWDADSVSNSFSVAKSYISVLTGIAMGEGRIKSVFQPVSDFLPEFADSCHARINLHHVLTMSTGLDWSESGADPFSDNAKGYYGTNVRELALTQPCRDEPGKELDYISGATQIMAEVLEAVYGSPLDELVREKVWGPLGCEHDAFWGKDREDGDFKAFCCLYATARDFGRIGQLYLDSGMWRGKPVVPREYWEASITPARLMDKGAANARYGYFWWLAELDGLPIHYARGFHGEYVVVIPHERLVLVRTGMKREEVNATGHPTDVFKWIAIARELASRNS from the coding sequence ATGCGCTTCCTGAAGAAACTCATCCTCTGGCTCATTCTGCTCATCGGCGGGCTTATCGGCCTGGCCTACCTCACCGGCAACAGCCACATCCCGCGCGGCGTGCGATACACCTACCTCATCGGCCGCACCAGCCCGGAGATCGACGACCGCGATTTCTTCCCTTACGCCACCATCTCCTCCACGAATCCGCAACCCTGGCCGAAAGGGGCCCGATACGGCGGATTGAAGCTCACGCCGGAACAAGAGAAGGAGATCACCGACCTGCACAGCGCGGGCTTCGCCGTGTGGCAGCACGACAGCTTGATCTTCGAGCAGTATTGGAACGGTTGGGACGCCGACAGCGTGAGCAACAGCTTCAGCGTGGCCAAGAGCTACATCAGCGTGCTCACCGGCATCGCCATGGGGGAAGGCCGCATCAAGAGCGTGTTCCAGCCGGTGAGTGACTTCCTCCCGGAATTCGCGGACAGCTGCCATGCGCGCATCAACCTGCATCATGTGCTCACCATGAGCACCGGCCTCGATTGGAGCGAGAGCGGAGCGGACCCGTTCAGCGACAATGCCAAGGGCTACTATGGAACGAACGTGCGCGAGCTCGCGCTCACCCAGCCCTGCCGCGATGAGCCGGGCAAGGAGCTCGATTACATCAGCGGCGCCACGCAGATCATGGCCGAGGTGCTCGAAGCCGTTTACGGCAGCCCGCTCGATGAACTGGTGCGCGAGAAGGTGTGGGGGCCGCTCGGCTGCGAGCACGATGCCTTTTGGGGCAAGGACCGCGAGGATGGCGACTTCAAGGCCTTCTGCTGCCTCTATGCCACCGCGCGCGACTTCGGCCGCATCGGGCAGCTCTATCTCGATAGCGGCATGTGGCGCGGCAAGCCGGTCGTGCCGCGCGAGTATTGGGAGGCGAGCATCACCCCTGCGCGCCTCATGGACAAAGGCGCGGCCAACGCGCGCTACGGCTATTTCTGGTGGCTGGCGGAGCTCGATGGCTTGCCCATCCACTACGCTCGCGGCTTCCACGGCGAATATGTGGTGGTGATCCCGCACGAGCGCCTGGTCCTCGTCCGCACGGGCATGAAGCGAGAGGAGGTGAACGCCACCGGCCATCCGACGGATGTATTCAAGTGGATCGCCATTGCGCGGGAACTGGCTTCACGCAACAGCTGA
- a CDS encoding ribonuclease H-like domain-containing protein, which translates to MRDLSKLLFLDIETVPQTYRWADLDPRTAQLFADKTRYEQERDGKTAEQLWGEKGGILAEFGRIICIGAGSLHKEADAWHLRVTSYHGHNEYDLLTRFAELLDRHYRTDDHWLCAHNGKEFDFPWIARRCIINRIQVPRILDIGGLKPWEVGHVDTMNLWSFGDRKAYTSLALLAHILGIPTPKGDITGADVARVYYEDKDLERIAAYCKKDVVATAQLYLRLTGRELIAEERIKLV; encoded by the coding sequence ATGCGCGACCTCAGCAAGCTCCTCTTCCTCGACATCGAGACCGTGCCGCAGACCTACCGCTGGGCCGACCTCGATCCGCGCACCGCGCAGCTATTCGCCGACAAGACCCGTTACGAGCAGGAACGCGATGGCAAGACCGCTGAGCAGCTCTGGGGCGAGAAGGGGGGCATCCTTGCGGAGTTCGGCAGGATCATCTGCATCGGCGCGGGCAGCCTGCACAAAGAGGCCGATGCCTGGCACCTGCGCGTGACCTCCTACCATGGCCACAACGAATACGACCTGCTCACGCGATTCGCCGAGCTGCTCGACCGCCATTACCGCACCGACGACCATTGGCTCTGCGCGCACAACGGCAAGGAGTTCGACTTCCCGTGGATCGCGCGGCGCTGCATCATCAACCGCATCCAGGTGCCCCGCATCCTCGACATCGGTGGCCTCAAGCCCTGGGAAGTGGGGCACGTGGACACCATGAATCTCTGGAGCTTCGGCGACCGAAAGGCCTACACCTCGCTCGCGCTGCTGGCGCACATCCTCGGCATCCCCACGCCCAAGGGCGACATCACCGGCGCCGACGTGGCCCGCGTGTACTACGAGGACAAGGACCTCGAGCGCATCGCAGCGTACTGCAAGAAGGACGTGGTGGCCACGGCGCAGCTCTACCTCCGCCTAACAGGCCGCGAGCTGATCGCGGAGGAACGCATCAAGCTGGTGTGA
- a CDS encoding glycosyltransferase family 39 protein: protein MNIFNNPHRRDALLIAAAALLVRLMMLPWAQTVQADAVSRIHIAGEWLRDPHWITHGYWGPLHHYLNALFMLVFPGKVLGPQVLNVLAASLTAIPLYGFTLTLFRSRRGAVFAALMYVFSPIALWTSLQALSEITYGFFLASALFALSINQGQPRAWRSAAIAGLLMTCAAATRYEAWVLIAALSLVALLLHGWRIALVFWACAMLFPSVWMIGNQLEFGDALYSVNQNDEWNMGKEGINDEVTKATRIQRAVFFPLSFVLNSSPVCALLLVLAGALAAIKRTLTKAQWVWLVPFAIMALVFQKKAWEGSLMLHHRFVITWLILLLPYVALVFSALRPRLIHRVIMPLGLAATMPLAFLFGKIDFTRLLGERSLSKAMDGLVLGHYRELQVLPRLYGDHTEALLAMINSQTRAGDGLILDFHSWDASYYILLHALPNTLVVGGAKHEGFHADEAKELLATHKQGLLVFSRTGLLQHKVQWRGEVMRLEGVEEPLAVSGPVPLRGVRVFQFRVIAGDDSLAVASAAAPLREVLPATKDLEHYEQLIRGDEAWFAAVRRQAFWKRESVDEALRRNAEYMIGLDRQAAP from the coding sequence ATGAACATCTTCAACAACCCGCACCGACGCGACGCGCTGCTGATCGCCGCAGCTGCGCTCCTCGTTCGGCTGATGATGCTGCCTTGGGCGCAGACGGTGCAGGCCGATGCGGTGAGCCGGATCCACATCGCCGGGGAGTGGCTGCGCGACCCGCACTGGATCACGCATGGCTATTGGGGGCCGCTGCACCATTACCTCAACGCGCTCTTCATGCTGGTCTTCCCCGGCAAGGTGCTGGGGCCGCAGGTGCTCAACGTGCTGGCGGCATCCCTCACGGCCATCCCGCTCTACGGCTTTACGCTCACGCTCTTCCGCTCAAGGCGCGGCGCCGTGTTCGCCGCGCTGATGTATGTCTTCAGCCCCATCGCCCTGTGGACGAGCTTGCAAGCGCTCTCGGAGATCACCTACGGCTTCTTCCTGGCCTCAGCGCTGTTCGCGCTATCGATCAACCAGGGCCAGCCCCGCGCATGGCGCAGCGCCGCCATCGCCGGCCTGCTCATGACCTGCGCGGCCGCCACGCGCTACGAGGCCTGGGTGCTCATCGCGGCGCTCTCGCTGGTGGCCCTGCTCCTCCATGGCTGGCGCATCGCGCTCGTGTTCTGGGCCTGCGCCATGCTCTTCCCTTCGGTGTGGATGATCGGCAACCAGCTGGAGTTCGGCGATGCGCTCTACAGCGTGAACCAGAACGACGAGTGGAACATGGGCAAGGAGGGCATCAACGACGAGGTGACCAAGGCCACACGGATCCAGCGCGCCGTCTTCTTCCCGCTCTCCTTCGTGCTGAACAGCTCTCCGGTATGCGCGCTGCTGCTCGTGCTCGCAGGGGCCCTTGCAGCGATCAAGCGCACGCTCACCAAGGCGCAATGGGTCTGGCTGGTCCCCTTCGCGATCATGGCGCTCGTCTTCCAGAAGAAGGCGTGGGAAGGCTCGCTCATGCTGCACCACCGCTTCGTGATCACCTGGCTGATCCTGCTGCTGCCATACGTGGCGCTGGTGTTCAGCGCTCTTCGCCCGCGACTGATCCACCGCGTGATCATGCCGCTCGGCCTAGCGGCCACCATGCCCCTGGCCTTCCTCTTCGGCAAGATCGACTTCACCCGGCTCCTTGGCGAGCGCTCGCTGAGCAAGGCCATGGACGGACTGGTGCTGGGCCACTACCGCGAGCTGCAGGTGTTGCCGCGCTTGTACGGCGACCATACCGAAGCGCTGCTCGCCATGATCAACTCGCAGACCCGCGCAGGCGATGGATTGATCCTCGATTTCCACAGTTGGGATGCCAGCTACTACATCCTGCTCCATGCGCTGCCGAACACGCTTGTCGTTGGCGGGGCCAAGCACGAAGGCTTCCACGCTGATGAAGCCAAGGAACTGCTCGCCACGCACAAGCAGGGCCTGCTGGTCTTCAGCCGCACCGGCTTGCTGCAGCACAAAGTCCAATGGCGCGGTGAGGTGATGCGCCTCGAGGGCGTTGAAGAACCGCTGGCGGTGAGCGGCCCGGTGCCCTTGCGCGGCGTCCGTGTGTTCCAATTCCGCGTGATCGCCGGGGACGACTCCTTGGCCGTGGCCTCTGCGGCGGCGCCCCTGCGCGAGGTGCTGCCCGCCACCAAGGACCTCGAGCACTATGAGCAGCTGATCCGGGGCGACGAGGCCTGGTTCGCCGCCGTGCGAAGGCAGGCATTCTGGAAGCGCGAATCGGTGGATGAGGCGCTGAGGCGGAATGCCGAGTACATGATCGGCCTTGATCGGCAAGCCGCGCCGTGA
- a CDS encoding glycosyltransferase family 2 protein, with translation MPIRTLSIIIPAYNEERTIHLILDKVRDAALNHGIAKEVIIVNDGSKDGTADAVRRYMEANPALGITFFEQPRNMGKGAAIHRGIREAQGEYLIVQDADLEYDPREYNDLLRPVVEGFADVVFGSRFMGHHPHRILFFWHSIGNKFLTSLSNAFNNLNLTDMETCYKLIRSDIAKGLDLREQRFGFEPEVTAKLARVKGIRIYEVGISYYGRTYAEGKKIGWKDGFRAIWCIVKYGL, from the coding sequence ATGCCCATCCGCACCCTCTCCATCATCATCCCGGCCTACAACGAGGAGCGCACCATCCACCTCATCCTCGACAAGGTTCGTGATGCAGCGCTCAACCACGGCATCGCCAAGGAGGTGATCATCGTGAACGATGGCTCGAAGGATGGCACCGCCGACGCCGTGCGCCGGTACATGGAGGCGAATCCGGCTTTGGGCATCACGTTCTTCGAGCAGCCGCGCAACATGGGCAAGGGCGCGGCCATCCACCGCGGCATCCGTGAGGCGCAAGGCGAGTACCTCATCGTGCAGGACGCCGACCTGGAGTACGACCCGCGCGAGTACAACGACCTGCTCCGTCCTGTGGTGGAGGGCTTCGCGGATGTGGTGTTCGGCTCGCGCTTCATGGGCCATCATCCGCACCGCATCCTCTTCTTCTGGCACAGCATCGGCAACAAATTCCTCACGTCCCTGTCCAATGCGTTCAATAACCTGAACTTGACGGACATGGAGACCTGCTATAAGCTCATCCGAAGCGATATCGCCAAAGGCCTCGACCTGCGCGAGCAGCGTTTCGGCTTCGAGCCGGAGGTCACTGCCAAGCTCGCGCGCGTGAAGGGCATCCGGATCTACGAGGTGGGCATCAGCTACTATGGGCGCACCTACGCCGAGGGCAAGAAGATCGGCTGGAAGGACGGATTCCGCGCGATCTGGTGCATCGTGAAATACGGTCTGTAG